From a single Bacillus pumilus genomic region:
- the def gene encoding peptide deformylase: protein MAVKPIVIHPAEVLEQKTEPVDTFDKKLKKLLDDMYDTMLELDGVGLAAPQIGISQRIAVVDIGEESGRIDLVNPEVLEVNGSQTDIEGCLSFPSLYGTVERPSYVKVKAFDKKGKPFTIEAEGFLARALLHEIDHLDGILFTSKIIQTYTEKELAEMEG from the coding sequence GTGGCAGTAAAACCAATCGTCATACACCCAGCAGAAGTGCTTGAACAAAAGACAGAGCCTGTCGATACGTTCGATAAAAAGCTCAAAAAACTGCTTGATGATATGTATGATACAATGCTTGAGCTAGATGGGGTCGGACTGGCAGCACCGCAAATCGGCATTTCACAAAGAATTGCTGTTGTCGATATCGGCGAAGAATCTGGCAGAATTGATTTAGTGAATCCAGAGGTTCTTGAAGTAAACGGTAGTCAAACAGATATCGAAGGCTGCTTGAGCTTTCCATCTTTATACGGCACAGTAGAAAGACCGAGCTATGTGAAGGTAAAAGCCTTTGATAAGAAAGGCAAACCATTTACAATAGAAGCAGAAGGATTTTTAGCAAGAGCCTTATTGCACGAAATTGATCATTTAGATGGGATATTATTCACGTCTAAAATCATTCAAACGTATACAGAAAAAGAACTTGCGGAAATGGAAGGGTGA
- the fmt gene encoding methionyl-tRNA formyltransferase: MARIVFMGTPDFSVPVLQTLITEGYEVVGVVTQPDRPKGRKRVLTPPPVKVEALKHGIPVLQPEKVRLDEEIDKVLALKPDLIVTAAFGQILPKRLLDEPQFGCINVHASLLPELRGGAPIHYAILQGKEKTGVTIMYMVERLDAGDMISKVEVEIDELDNVGTLHDKLSVAGAALLKDTVPNVLNGSISPIPQNEEAATYAPNIKREQERLDWTKTGEELYNQVRGLNPWPVAYTEWNGAHLKVWEAKKVPLQTQEEPGKVIELQKEGPVIGTGNKQGLLLTGVQPAGKKKMSGEDFLRGANIEIGQKLGLMNEEK, encoded by the coding sequence ATGGCACGTATTGTATTTATGGGAACCCCTGATTTCTCAGTACCTGTGCTGCAAACTCTCATAACAGAAGGATATGAAGTTGTCGGGGTTGTCACGCAGCCAGATCGCCCAAAAGGCAGAAAACGAGTACTCACGCCGCCTCCTGTAAAAGTGGAAGCCTTAAAGCACGGCATTCCTGTGTTGCAGCCTGAAAAGGTGCGTCTTGATGAGGAAATTGATAAAGTGCTTGCATTAAAACCTGATTTAATTGTCACGGCGGCATTTGGACAAATTTTGCCAAAACGATTACTTGATGAACCACAGTTTGGCTGTATCAACGTTCATGCCTCACTGCTGCCAGAACTAAGAGGAGGCGCGCCAATCCATTATGCGATCCTTCAAGGCAAAGAGAAAACAGGCGTCACCATCATGTACATGGTGGAACGACTCGATGCAGGTGACATGATTAGTAAAGTAGAAGTGGAAATTGATGAATTAGACAATGTCGGTACTTTGCATGACAAGTTAAGTGTAGCAGGAGCCGCATTATTGAAAGATACTGTGCCGAATGTGCTGAATGGATCTATTTCTCCGATTCCGCAAAACGAAGAAGCGGCCACGTACGCGCCCAATATAAAGCGAGAGCAGGAAAGATTAGACTGGACTAAGACCGGCGAAGAGCTTTACAACCAAGTTCGCGGCTTAAATCCATGGCCAGTTGCCTATACTGAATGGAACGGGGCTCATCTAAAAGTATGGGAAGCGAAAAAAGTTCCTCTTCAAACGCAAGAAGAACCTGGGAAAGTGATTGAGCTTCAAAAAGAAGGTCCCGTCATTGGGACTGGGAATAAGCAAGGCCTTTTATTAACAGGCGTACAGCCAGCTGGTAAGAAAAAAATGAGCGGCGAAGACTTCTTAAGAGGCGCAAATATCGAAATTGGACAGAAATTAGGGTTAATGAATGAAGAAAAGTAA
- the rsmB gene encoding 16S rRNA (cytosine(967)-C(5))-methyltransferase RsmB, with product MKKSNVREVALDALIKLEQNQAYSNLLLQSVMKDKDLADQDKPLLTELVYGTVQNKLALDYMLAPFVKKPQKVAPWVMQLLRMSLYQMVYLEKIPDRAAIHEAVELTKKRGHKGISSLVNGVLRSVQREGVPAFDAIKDPVKRLSIETSHPLWLVQEWVQAYGFEAAESMCRIHLVPPKQTLRVNRMKTDRTALQQELMDAGIETELGDLSEDALKLMKGSIVSTPSFQEGYVTIQDESSMLVARALDPQPGETVLDACAAPGGKSTHIAERMNDEGQIVSLDLHEHKVKLIKQAAKRLNLTQIEAKALDARKAKDDYNEASFDRILIDAPCSGFGVIRRKPDMKYTKSPEDSARLAAIQQAILKETAPLLKPGGTLVYSTCTMDPTENQQVIHAFLQEHQDFEPDLSLNERLPEQVAPFVQNGSVQILPHYFGTDGFFICSMRKKG from the coding sequence ATGAAGAAAAGTAATGTGAGAGAAGTAGCGCTAGACGCTTTAATCAAACTCGAACAAAACCAAGCTTACAGTAATTTGCTTTTGCAGTCAGTCATGAAAGACAAAGACTTGGCAGATCAGGACAAACCGCTCTTAACAGAGCTTGTGTACGGTACAGTGCAAAATAAGCTTGCATTAGATTATATGCTGGCGCCATTTGTGAAAAAGCCGCAAAAGGTGGCTCCGTGGGTCATGCAGCTTTTGCGGATGTCTCTTTATCAAATGGTCTACCTTGAAAAGATTCCAGATCGTGCAGCCATCCATGAAGCAGTTGAGCTAACGAAAAAACGCGGGCACAAGGGCATTTCCTCACTTGTTAACGGTGTTCTTCGCTCCGTGCAAAGAGAAGGGGTTCCGGCTTTTGATGCCATCAAAGATCCGGTCAAACGGCTTTCAATCGAGACAAGCCATCCATTATGGCTCGTGCAGGAATGGGTTCAGGCGTACGGATTTGAAGCGGCAGAAAGCATGTGCCGCATTCATTTAGTTCCGCCAAAGCAAACCCTTCGTGTCAATCGAATGAAAACTGACCGCACGGCACTGCAGCAGGAACTGATGGATGCAGGAATTGAAACGGAGCTCGGCGATTTATCTGAAGATGCACTTAAATTGATGAAAGGGTCCATCGTTTCAACTCCTTCTTTTCAAGAAGGTTATGTGACCATTCAAGATGAGAGCTCAATGCTTGTCGCAAGAGCGCTCGACCCTCAGCCGGGAGAAACAGTGCTTGACGCCTGTGCGGCTCCAGGCGGAAAATCAACACATATCGCAGAGCGTATGAACGACGAAGGACAAATTGTTTCACTAGATTTACATGAACATAAAGTGAAACTAATCAAACAAGCAGCAAAACGTCTGAACCTTACTCAGATCGAGGCAAAAGCGCTTGATGCGAGGAAAGCAAAAGACGATTATAATGAAGCTTCATTTGACCGTATTCTCATTGATGCGCCGTGTTCTGGTTTTGGCGTCATTAGACGAAAACCAGATATGAAATATACGAAGTCTCCAGAAGACTCAGCTAGGCTTGCGGCTATTCAGCAGGCAATCTTAAAAGAAACAGCTCCGCTTTTAAAGCCGGGCGGAACCCTTGTATACAGTACATGTACAATGGATCCAACAGAAAATCAACAAGTGATTCATGCGTTTTTACAAGAACACCAAGACTTCGAACCCGATCTATCTCTTAATGAACGGCTGCCTGAGCAGGTTGCTCCGTTTGTTCAAAACGGAAGTGTACAAATTCTTCCGCATTATTTCGGAACAGATGGTTTCTTTATTTGCAGCATGAGAAAGAAGGGATAA
- the rlmN gene encoding 23S rRNA (adenine(2503)-C(2))-methyltransferase RlmN, with product MTEQKVRKELKTDMPSIYSFELHEMKEWLKEQGEKPFRAAQIFEWLYEKRVTSFDEMSNLSKDLRDKLKDQFAITTLKTVIKQTSQDGTIKFLFELHDGYTIETVLMRHEYGNSVCVTTQVGCRIGCTFCASTLGGLKRNLEAGEIVAQVLKVQQALDETDERVSSVVIMGIGEPFDNFEEMLAFLKIINHDNGLNIGARHITVSTSGIIPKIYQFADEQMQINFAVSLHAPNTEIRSRLMPINKAYKLPKLMEAIEYYIQKTGRRVSFEYGLFGGVNDQVHHAEELADLLKGIKCHVNLIPVNYVPERDYVRTPREQIFLFEKTLKERGVNVTIRREQGHDIDAACGQLRAKERQEETR from the coding sequence ATGACAGAACAAAAAGTAAGAAAAGAACTAAAAACAGATATGCCGTCGATTTATTCATTTGAGCTTCACGAAATGAAAGAATGGTTAAAAGAACAAGGCGAAAAGCCTTTTCGCGCAGCTCAAATTTTTGAGTGGCTTTATGAGAAACGTGTGACATCCTTTGATGAAATGTCTAACCTTTCTAAGGATTTAAGAGACAAACTAAAAGATCAATTTGCAATCACGACATTAAAAACGGTCATCAAACAAACGTCTCAGGACGGGACGATCAAATTTTTATTTGAATTACATGATGGCTATACAATTGAAACAGTGCTCATGCGTCACGAATACGGCAACTCTGTCTGTGTGACAACACAGGTTGGCTGTAGAATTGGTTGTACATTCTGTGCATCCACACTTGGCGGTTTAAAACGAAACCTTGAAGCGGGAGAAATTGTTGCCCAAGTATTGAAAGTACAGCAGGCGCTTGATGAAACGGACGAGAGAGTCAGCTCTGTTGTCATCATGGGAATTGGCGAACCATTTGATAACTTTGAAGAAATGCTTGCCTTCCTAAAAATCATCAACCATGACAATGGCTTAAATATTGGTGCACGTCATATTACAGTTTCAACAAGCGGAATCATTCCAAAGATCTATCAATTCGCTGATGAGCAAATGCAAATCAATTTTGCTGTATCCTTGCACGCACCGAACACAGAGATCAGAAGCCGCCTCATGCCGATCAATAAGGCATATAAACTGCCAAAATTAATGGAAGCCATTGAATATTACATTCAAAAGACGGGTAGACGTGTCAGCTTTGAATACGGCCTGTTTGGCGGAGTAAATGATCAAGTTCATCATGCGGAAGAACTTGCAGACTTATTAAAAGGCATCAAGTGTCACGTAAACCTCATTCCGGTCAACTATGTACCAGAGAGAGATTATGTAAGAACACCTAGAGAACAAATCTTCCTATTTGAAAAAACGCTGAAAGAACGCGGCGTAAACGTAACGATTAGACGAGAGCAAGGCCATGACATTGATGCTGCTTGCGGTCAGCTAAGAGCGAAGGAGCGTCAGGAAGAGACGAGGTGA
- a CDS encoding Stp1/IreP family PP2C-type Ser/Thr phosphatase gives MLIRAAFQTDTGKVRQHNEDDAGIFEVKEDTLLAVVADGMGGHLAGDVASRMAVSSLKEYWEETSSIPEKPADQESWLISKISDINDQVYEHAKNNEECQGMGTTIVCALVHLQTVTIAHIGDSRCYLLREGTLTQLTDDHSLVNELVKTGEISKADAEYHPRKNVLTKALGTDKHVQIDARTFEVDPGDQILLCSDGLSNKVEEENLIHILTQTTTPDEKVTELIQTANDNGGEDNITAVLLEISSQPEEGDSKC, from the coding sequence ATGTTGATAAGGGCAGCCTTTCAAACCGATACAGGAAAAGTCCGTCAGCATAATGAAGATGATGCAGGTATTTTTGAAGTAAAAGAAGATACACTTCTCGCTGTTGTAGCAGACGGCATGGGAGGTCATCTTGCTGGTGATGTCGCCAGCAGGATGGCAGTCTCTTCTTTAAAAGAATACTGGGAAGAAACATCTTCAATTCCAGAAAAGCCAGCCGATCAAGAAAGCTGGTTAATCTCAAAAATTAGTGACATTAATGATCAAGTATATGAACATGCGAAAAACAATGAGGAGTGCCAAGGAATGGGGACGACCATTGTTTGTGCACTCGTTCATTTGCAAACGGTCACAATTGCCCACATTGGAGACAGCCGCTGCTACCTGCTAAGAGAAGGCACGTTGACTCAATTAACAGATGATCATTCACTTGTCAATGAACTGGTGAAAACAGGTGAAATTTCAAAAGCAGATGCAGAATATCACCCAAGGAAAAATGTGCTCACGAAAGCATTAGGAACAGATAAACATGTTCAAATTGATGCCCGCACCTTTGAAGTGGACCCAGGAGATCAAATCTTGCTTTGCTCAGATGGTCTATCGAATAAAGTAGAAGAAGAGAATTTGATTCATATTTTAACGCAAACGACCACACCAGATGAAAAAGTTACAGAGTTAATTCAAACAGCGAATGACAACGGCGGTGAAGATAACATTACAGCAGTATTGTTAGAAATCTCCTCGCAGCCAGAGGAGGGTGACAGCAAGTGTTGA
- the pknB gene encoding Stk1 family PASTA domain-containing Ser/Thr kinase gives MLIGKRISGRYQILRVIGGGGMANVYLAEDMILDREVAIKILRFDFASDDDFIRRFRREAQSAASLDHSNIVSIYDVGEEDDIYYIVMEYVEGMTLKEYIHANGPLHPKEAVRIMEQVVAAMEEAHAKQLVHRDIKPHNILIDNMGNIKVTDFGIAMALSSATITHTNSVLGSVHYLSPEQARGGLVTKKSDIYSLGIVLYELISGRMPFEGESAVSVALKHLQSEPPSVRRWNPSVPQSVENIILKAMAKDPFYRYEDASEMQKDLKTAFDPARLKEKRFVIEEDHEATKAIPIIQDHQVDQDNEKTAVHPVQKPKKKEKQKPKKKRKKWPWIVASILFILTAATILAITVFPGLLFPKDVEVTDVSGMTIEKAEDTLKKAGFTVSSEPIEIADEKIEKGLVVKTDPKIGTKVKEGTEIQLYESTGKEKTELPDVTGEKVDQAKEILEKKGFKQVVVEEVNDNDTESGIVMEQNPSANTELVAADEEVTLTVSIGPADITLRDLTTYSKQAASNYLEDNGLKLDEKEAHSDDVPKGEVMKQEPGAGTAVKPGDTVKITFSLGPKEKPAKTVTEKIAIPYEPETEGQEMNVQISIDDAEHSISDSYESFKITAPTERTIKFKIEPGQKGYYQVTVDDKVVSSKTIEYPDDE, from the coding sequence GTGTTGATCGGAAAAAGGATCAGCGGCCGTTATCAGATTCTTCGCGTCATAGGCGGAGGCGGAATGGCAAACGTCTATTTGGCGGAGGATATGATTTTAGATCGCGAAGTCGCGATTAAAATTTTGCGGTTTGACTTTGCAAGCGATGATGATTTTATTAGACGTTTCCGAAGGGAAGCGCAATCAGCTGCAAGTTTAGATCACTCAAATATTGTCAGCATCTACGATGTAGGAGAAGAAGATGACATCTATTATATTGTCATGGAATATGTCGAGGGGATGACGCTGAAAGAATACATACACGCAAACGGTCCGCTTCATCCGAAAGAAGCCGTACGCATCATGGAACAAGTCGTCGCGGCAATGGAAGAAGCCCATGCGAAACAGCTCGTCCACAGAGACATTAAGCCTCACAATATATTAATAGACAACATGGGGAACATCAAAGTCACTGATTTTGGGATTGCCATGGCACTCAGCTCCGCGACCATCACTCATACTAATTCTGTCCTAGGTTCTGTGCACTATTTGTCACCAGAACAAGCGCGCGGAGGTCTTGTGACAAAAAAGTCAGACATCTATTCGCTTGGGATTGTACTATATGAGCTCATCTCAGGGCGCATGCCATTTGAAGGGGAATCGGCTGTCAGTGTTGCACTGAAGCATTTGCAATCAGAGCCGCCGTCCGTGAGAAGGTGGAATCCTTCTGTTCCACAAAGTGTGGAAAACATCATTTTAAAGGCGATGGCCAAAGATCCATTTTATCGATATGAAGATGCGTCTGAAATGCAAAAAGACTTAAAAACCGCTTTTGACCCTGCAAGGCTAAAAGAAAAACGCTTCGTCATTGAAGAAGATCATGAAGCAACGAAAGCAATCCCCATCATTCAAGATCATCAAGTCGATCAAGACAATGAAAAAACTGCTGTCCATCCGGTTCAAAAACCGAAGAAAAAAGAGAAACAAAAGCCAAAGAAGAAACGAAAAAAATGGCCATGGATTGTGGCATCCATTTTATTTATTTTGACCGCTGCAACGATTCTAGCCATCACTGTGTTTCCAGGGCTCCTTTTTCCAAAGGATGTTGAGGTGACGGATGTATCTGGCATGACGATTGAAAAAGCAGAAGACACCTTGAAAAAAGCTGGGTTCACCGTCAGTTCGGAACCAATTGAGATCGCTGATGAGAAAATTGAAAAAGGGCTTGTCGTCAAAACAGACCCTAAAATCGGCACAAAGGTAAAAGAAGGAACAGAGATTCAGCTTTACGAAAGTACAGGCAAGGAAAAGACCGAATTACCTGATGTAACAGGCGAAAAAGTCGATCAAGCAAAAGAAATATTAGAGAAGAAAGGGTTTAAACAGGTCGTCGTGGAGGAAGTGAATGATAATGACACCGAATCTGGGATTGTCATGGAACAAAATCCTTCGGCGAATACAGAGCTCGTGGCAGCAGATGAAGAAGTCACGTTGACTGTCAGTATAGGTCCTGCCGATATTACATTACGCGATTTAACGACGTATAGTAAGCAGGCGGCATCGAATTATTTAGAGGATAATGGATTAAAGCTTGATGAAAAAGAAGCGCATTCTGACGATGTACCAAAAGGCGAAGTGATGAAGCAGGAGCCGGGAGCAGGGACTGCTGTTAAACCAGGTGATACGGTCAAGATCACATTCTCTCTTGGACCGAAGGAAAAACCGGCCAAAACGGTGACTGAAAAGATTGCCATCCCATACGAACCAGAAACGGAAGGGCAAGAGATGAATGTCCAAATTTCGATTGATGATGCGGAGCATAGCATTTCTGATTCATACGAAAGCTTTAAAATCACTGCGCCGACAGAACGGACCATTAAATTTAAGATTGAACCAGGTCAAAAAGGATATTATCAAGTGACGGTTGATGATAAAGTCGTCAGCTCGAAAACGATCGAATACCCTGATGATGAATAA
- the rsgA gene encoding ribosome small subunit-dependent GTPase A — protein MPEGKIIKALSGFYYVLDESQESEKVVQCRARGIFRKNKITPLVGDYVVYQADNDKEGYLLEVKERTNELVRPPISNVDQAVLVFSATEPTFSTSLLDRFLVLVEANQIEPIICITKMDLLKTDQERESIEAYADDYRQIGYDVHLTSTIEGDGIEKLTPHFHNKITVFAGQSGVGKSSLLNAMSPELALKTNDISSHLGRGKHTTRHVELIRTADGLIADTPGFSSLEFTGIEAEDLGLYFLDIRERSADCKFRGCLHVKEPGCAVKDAVEHDEIREYRYQHYLEFLTEIKDRKPRY, from the coding sequence ATGCCTGAGGGCAAAATTATTAAAGCATTAAGCGGGTTCTACTATGTGCTGGATGAGTCACAAGAAAGTGAAAAAGTGGTTCAATGCAGAGCGAGAGGGATCTTTCGAAAAAACAAAATTACACCTCTTGTTGGAGATTATGTTGTGTATCAAGCAGACAACGATAAAGAAGGCTATTTATTAGAAGTAAAAGAACGGACAAACGAGCTTGTTCGTCCGCCTATTAGTAACGTCGATCAAGCGGTGCTTGTTTTCTCAGCAACAGAACCAACCTTTAGCACATCACTTTTAGACAGATTTCTAGTGCTCGTTGAAGCCAATCAAATTGAGCCGATTATCTGCATCACGAAAATGGACTTATTGAAAACAGACCAAGAGCGTGAAAGCATCGAGGCATATGCAGACGACTATCGTCAAATTGGTTATGATGTTCATTTAACGTCTACGATTGAGGGAGACGGGATAGAAAAGCTGACCCCGCATTTTCACAATAAAATCACGGTATTTGCCGGTCAGTCTGGTGTAGGCAAATCCTCTCTTTTAAATGCGATGAGTCCGGAATTGGCACTGAAAACAAATGATATCTCCTCCCATCTCGGACGAGGAAAGCATACGACAAGGCATGTTGAGCTCATTCGCACAGCAGATGGACTAATTGCAGATACTCCAGGCTTTAGCTCGCTCGAATTTACTGGGATTGAAGCAGAGGATCTCGGTCTATACTTTTTAGACATTAGAGAGCGGAGTGCTGATTGTAAGTTTAGAGGCTGCCTGCACGTGAAAGAACCTGGCTGTGCGGTAAAAGATGCGGTCGAACATGATGAAATCAGAGAGTACCGCTATCAGCATTATTTAGAATTTTTAACTGAAATCAAAGACAGAAAGCCGAGGTACTAA
- the rpe gene encoding ribulose-phosphate 3-epimerase gives MVYIAPSILSADFANLEKDIRDVEQGGADYIHIDVMDGHFVPNITFGPNVVEAIRPHTRLPLDVHLMIEQPDRYIPAFAKAGADIISVHVEACPHLHRTIQHIKEQGVKAGIVLNPHTPVSHIEHVLEDVDLVLFMTVNPGFGGQAFIPSVLTKVREVKTLSEQKGLTDLLIEIDGGVNEETARSCKEAGANLLVAGSAVYGKDNRAAAIQAIREA, from the coding sequence ATGGTTTATATTGCCCCTTCCATTTTATCAGCAGATTTTGCCAATTTGGAGAAGGATATACGTGATGTGGAGCAAGGCGGAGCCGATTACATTCATATCGATGTTATGGACGGTCATTTTGTGCCGAATATCACATTTGGGCCGAATGTCGTTGAAGCAATTAGGCCGCATACGCGTCTTCCGCTTGATGTTCACTTAATGATTGAGCAGCCAGACCGGTATATTCCTGCATTCGCAAAAGCAGGTGCTGACATTATTTCTGTCCATGTGGAGGCATGCCCTCACTTGCATCGAACAATACAGCACATCAAAGAACAAGGTGTAAAAGCAGGTATCGTCTTGAACCCGCACACACCCGTTTCCCACATTGAGCACGTATTAGAGGATGTGGACCTTGTGTTATTCATGACGGTGAATCCTGGTTTTGGCGGACAGGCATTTATTCCATCTGTCCTTACGAAGGTAAGAGAAGTGAAAACACTCAGTGAACAAAAGGGATTAACTGATTTACTGATAGAAATAGACGGCGGTGTCAATGAAGAGACTGCAAGAAGCTGTAAAGAGGCAGGCGCTAATTTACTTGTAGCGGGCTCAGCGGTATACGGTAAAGACAACCGTGCAGCAGCCATTCAGGCCATTCGAGAAGCGTAA
- a CDS encoding thiamine diphosphokinase, producing the protein MHIHIVAGGPFEYIPPLGHEASQEDILWIGVDRGTLFLLEHGIIPAKAFGDFDSVTEEELRELKEKLPALNVFQAEKDETDLELALNWALSQHPAHIHIYGITGGRADHFLGNIHLLYKGIQHKQAITLVDKQNIIQMFEPGTYKIKEDQDKKYVSFLPFGTPVEKLTLKGFKYPLKNCHIEPGSTLCISNELIHSNGTFSFHEGILIMVRSKD; encoded by the coding sequence ATGCACATACATATTGTAGCCGGCGGTCCTTTTGAATACATCCCGCCCCTTGGACATGAAGCGTCACAGGAAGATATTCTCTGGATCGGTGTAGACCGTGGAACCCTCTTCCTGCTAGAGCATGGCATTATCCCCGCCAAGGCCTTTGGTGATTTTGACAGTGTGACAGAAGAAGAGCTTCGTGAGCTAAAAGAGAAATTGCCTGCTTTAAATGTATTTCAGGCTGAAAAGGATGAAACCGATTTAGAGCTTGCGCTGAATTGGGCTTTAAGCCAGCATCCAGCGCATATTCACATCTATGGTATTACAGGAGGAAGGGCTGATCATTTTCTAGGAAATATCCATCTTCTTTACAAGGGTATTCAGCACAAGCAGGCCATTACACTTGTAGATAAACAAAATATCATACAAATGTTTGAACCTGGTACATACAAAATCAAAGAAGATCAGGATAAGAAATATGTGTCGTTTCTACCCTTTGGAACACCGGTTGAAAAGCTGACACTAAAAGGTTTCAAATATCCTCTGAAAAATTGTCATATTGAGCCTGGTTCCACACTATGTATTAGTAACGAACTCATCCACTCAAATGGTACTTTTTCTTTTCATGAAGGCATATTAATAATGGTAAGAAGCAAAGATTGA
- the spoVM gene encoding stage V sporulation protein SpoVM has protein sequence MKFYTIKLPRFLGGIVRAMLGSFKKD, from the coding sequence ATGAAATTTTATACAATCAAACTGCCTAGATTTCTTGGCGGCATTGTCCGTGCGATGCTTGGTTCATTTAAGAAAGATTAA
- the rpmB gene encoding 50S ribosomal protein L28 — protein sequence MARKCVITGRKTKAGNNRSHAMNSTKRTWGANLQKVRILVDGKPKRVYVSARALKSGKVERV from the coding sequence ATGGCACGTAAATGCGTTATTACAGGCAGAAAAACAAAAGCTGGGAACAACCGTTCTCACGCAATGAACTCTACAAAACGTACATGGGGCGCGAACCTTCAAAAAGTTCGTATTCTAGTGGACGGTAAGCCTAAAAGAGTATATGTATCAGCTCGAGCTTTGAAATCTGGTAAAGTTGAGCGTGTATAA
- a CDS encoding Asp23/Gls24 family envelope stress response protein yields the protein MSIELRTKYGQIDISNEVIAMVAGGAAIDCYGIVGMASKNQIKDGLTDILRKENFSRGVLVRQKEDRIHIDMYIIVSYGTKISEVAHNVQTKVKYTIHHTIGLSVDSVNIYVQGVRVTNP from the coding sequence GTGTCCATTGAACTTAGAACGAAATACGGACAAATTGATATATCAAATGAAGTCATTGCAATGGTGGCAGGAGGCGCTGCGATCGATTGCTATGGTATTGTTGGCATGGCGTCCAAAAATCAAATCAAGGACGGCTTGACGGATATTCTCCGCAAAGAGAACTTCAGCCGGGGTGTTCTTGTGCGTCAAAAAGAAGACCGCATTCATATTGATATGTACATCATCGTCAGCTACGGTACAAAAATATCAGAAGTCGCACATAATGTTCAAACGAAAGTCAAATATACGATTCATCATACCATTGGACTTTCTGTTGATTCGGTCAACATCTATGTACAAGGAGTAAGAGTTACGAACCCGTAG